AAGAGCAGCATGTTCGAGACATAAAAGAAACTGTTGCCTATGCCAGAACTAAGGGGATTGCTTGTAACATATATTTGGAAGACTGGTCTCAGGGGATGCTTAATTCTCGAGACTACGTTTATTTTCTTTTAGATAGTCTTCAGGGGGAAGCGATAAAACGCTTTATGTTGCCTGATACCCTTGGAATTCTCTATTCTTCACAAGTTTATCAATTTATTAAAGAGGTTTTGACAAGATATCCTGAACTTAGTTTTGATTTTCATGCTCACAATGATTATGGCTTAGCTACTGCAAATACTTTAATTGCAGTCGAAGCCGGAATAAAGGGAGTCCATTGCACAGTGAACGGTATGGGAGAACGTACAGGAAATGCTCCTCTGGAAGAAGTAGTGGTTGGGCTTCATGATTTTCTTAAAATTAAAACCGGGATAAAAGAAAAACACTTATTTCATCTCAGTAAAACGGTTGAAGCCTTTTCTGGTCACCGCTTATCTTTAAATAAACCAATATGTGGTTCCAATGTCTTTACGCAAACCGCCGGAATTCATGCAGATGGAGATAAAAAGGGTAATCTTTATGTTACCTCCCTTTTTCCTGAACGATTTAACCGTAAGAGACAATATTCTTTAGGTAAATTAAGTGGGAAATCTAATTTAGAATATAATTTGGAAGAAATTGGCATTGAACTTACCAAGGCACAAAAGAAACGTGTGTTAGAGAGAATTATTGAACTTGGTGACAGAAAAGAAACCATTACTGTAGGTGATTTACCTTATATTATTTCAGATGTTTTGGAAACGCCTCAAGAAAAAACCTTTAAATTGATATTATGCAACATAGTAACCAGTATGGAATTGAAGCCTATTGCTGTGGTTAAACTACTATATAATGATAAGATAAAGGGCAAAGAGACACAATTGGAAGAGAGTGCCCAGGGAGATGGAGGATATGATGCGTTTATGAATGCTATTCGAAAAATTGCGAAAAAAATAGATTATCCCTTACCGTCTCTTTTGGATTATACGGTGAATATACCTCCGGGAGGAAAAACGGACGCTTTGGTACAATGCACCATTACCTGGGGGTGGCAAAATCATAAAACTTTTATTACTAAAGGAGTAAATCCCGATCAAGTTTTAGCAGCTATAGAAGCGACCGAAAAAATGCTGAATATCATTGCTTTTCAGAAAACACTTAGTTAACATATAACTAAACAGCGAACTAAATGCCAATAACTATTATTCACTAGTGACTTGTACTATAACAATATCTAATTAATCGGAGGATTATTTTTTGGCTATGCAAAGAACCTATGAGGAGATTAATACTAAAATTAAAAGTGGTAAAGCGGTTGTGGTGACTGCCGAGGAAATTATTCCTATAGTCCGGGAAAAAGGTTTAGAAAAGGCTGCAGAAGAAATTGATGTGGTGACTACCGGTACTTTTGGGCCCATGTGTTCCTCGGGGGTAATATTAAATTTTGGGCACAGTGATCCCCCTATCCGCATGCAACAAGTTTGGTTGAATGATGTTGAGGCTTATGCAGGATTAGCAGCAGTGGATGTCTATTTGGGAGCTACTCAACTTTCTGAAAACCGGGGGATGGAATATGG
This window of the Candidatus Atribacteria bacterium genome carries:
- a CDS encoding 2-isopropylmalate synthase, encoding MNRKIEIMDTTLRDGEQMKGVSYSPQEKLTIAKILLEDVKVDRIEIASAKVSKGELQSVAEVIDWAQQSNRVDKIEILGFVDKTESVDWIGTLGGKVMNILSKGSMNHLTNQLRKTKEQHVRDIKETVAYARTKGIACNIYLEDWSQGMLNSRDYVYFLLDSLQGEAIKRFMLPDTLGILYSSQVYQFIKEVLTRYPELSFDFHAHNDYGLATANTLIAVEAGIKGVHCTVNGMGERTGNAPLEEVVVGLHDFLKIKTGIKEKHLFHLSKTVEAFSGHRLSLNKPICGSNVFTQTAGIHADGDKKGNLYVTSLFPERFNRKRQYSLGKLSGKSNLEYNLEEIGIELTKAQKKRVLERIIELGDRKETITVGDLPYIISDVLETPQEKTFKLILCNIVTSMELKPIAVVKLLYNDKIKGKETQLEESAQGDGGYDAFMNAIRKIAKKIDYPLPSLLDYTVNIPPGGKTDALVQCTITWGWQNHKTFITKGVNPDQVLAAIEATEKMLNIIAFQKTLS